One window of the Colletotrichum destructivum chromosome 6, complete sequence genome contains the following:
- a CDS encoding Putative flavin monooxygenase, FAD/NAD(P)-binding domain superfamily — MGDHIETATQSVRTEVPSKADGTGGVATETPSKGGLDQQTLIDRTVDSLLTPPKSIYDDFPIKLVERYIDEPRELRVAVVGAGLSGVLAGILLPAKVPGIKLTVYEKNADVGGTWFENIYPGVRCDVPAHVYQSTFDPNTQWTEEFAQGAEIRNYWQGLARKYDVYKYLQLSQRVEGLDWVDSRSVWKITIRDLKTDAIRVEEADFVLTAIGRFNAWKLPDYPGIKDFKGTLRHASNWDPSFDPRDKKVAVIGNGASGIQLTSNLHKVVSHLDHYARNKTWITASFAGDETSIEPIPIPEDLRETFRKDPEAYLRYRKENEAKYFRHFTGWLKGSAENDEARDKFRKFMNDRLTKKPELIDALIPDFSPHCRRLTPGPGYLEAITSDKTDYIQTRIRRITPTGIETEDGRHREVDAIFCATGANVDMAPPFPITAKGRDLAEVWRPDGPYTYFGSATPGFPNLLFVHGPNGSGRSGTVPHNVENQITYFARILRKAAREGIRTIQPTRKAADDFTEYSDAFFATTVLAENCSSWYNSGRAGSRIHGLWPGSATLATIVQREPRWEDFEYEYVGDSGNPFLWYFGKGCTKQELDPEADVTPYLKAGGADVKDVHESWWSVP; from the exons ATGGGCGACCACATTGAGACAGCAACGCAATCAGTTAGGACAGAAGTTCCAAGCAAGGCAGATGGAACGGGCGGCGTTGCAACCGAGACGCCCTCGAAAGGCGGACTGGATCAGCAGACACTCATCGACCGAACCGTCGACTCCCTTCTCACACCGCCAAAGTCCATCTACGATGACTTCCCCATAAAGCTCGTGGAACGATACATCGACGAGCCCAGAGAACTGAGggtggccgtcgtcggcgcgggtCTCTCTGGAGTCCTCGCCGGAATCCTTCTCCCGGCAAAGGTGCCTGGCATCAAGCTGACTGTGTATGAGAAGAACGCCGATGTG GGCGGCACTTGGTTCGAAAATATCTACCCCGGCGTCCGCTGCGACGTACCGGCTCACGTCTACCAGTCTACCTTCGACCCGAACACGCAGTGGACGGAGGAATTCgcccagggcgccgagatcCGCAACTACTGGCAGGGTCTGGCGCGCAAGTACGACGTCTACAAGTATCTCCAGCTCTCGCAGCGCGTCGAAGGCCTGGACTGGGTCGATTCGCGCTCCGTCTGGAAGATCACCATCCGCGACCTCAAGACGGACGCCATCCGGGTCGAGGAAGCCGACTTCGTGCTTACGGCCATCGGCCGCTTCAACGCCTGGAAGCTGCCGGACTACCCGGGCATCAAGGACTTCAAGGGCACCCTTCGACACGCCTCGAACTGGGACCCCAGCTTCGACCCGCGCGACAAGAAGGTGGCCGTcatcggcaacggcgccAGCGGCATCCAGCTGACGTCGAACCTGCACAAGGTCGTCTCGCACCTGGACCACTACGCGCGCAACAAGACATGGATCACGGCGTCcttcgccggcgacgagacgTCCATCGAGCCGATCCCCATCCCCGAAGACCTGCGCGAGACGTTCCGCAAGGACCCGGAGGCGTACCTCCGGTACCGCAAGGAGAACGAGGCCAAGTACTTCCGGCACTTCACGGGCTGGCTCAAGGGGTCGGCCGAGAATGACGAGGCGCGCGACAAGTTCCGCAAGTTCATGAACGACCGCCTCACCAAGAAGCCCGAGCTCATCGACGCGCTCATCCCGGACTTCTCGCCgcactgccgccgcctgaCGCCCGGGCCGGGGtacctcgaggccatcacgTCCGACAAGACGGACTACATCCAGACGCGAATCCGGCGCATCACGCCGACGGGCATCGAGACGGAGGACGGCCGGCAccgcgaggtcgacgccatcTTCTGCGCGACGGGCGCCAACGTCGacatggcgccgccgttccCCATCACCGCGAAAGGCCgggacctcgccgaggtctGGCGGCCGGACGGGCCGTACACCTACTTCGGCTCCGCAACGCCCGGGTTCCCGAACCTGCTCTTCGTCCACGGGCCCAACGGCAGCGGGCGCTCCGGCACGGTGCCGCACAACGTCGAGAACCAAATCACCTACTTCGCGCGGATCCTGCGCAAGGCGGCACGCGAGGGCATCCGCACCATCCAGCCCACCCGcaaggcggcggacgacTTCACCGAGTACTCGGACGCCTTCTTCGCGACGACGGTGCTGGCGGAGAACTGCAGCTCGTGGTACAACAGCGGCAGGGCCGGGTCGCGGATCCACGGCCTGTGGCCCGGCTcggcgacgctggcgacCATCGTGCAGCGGGAGCCGCGGTGGGAGGACTTTGAGTACGAGTACGTCGGGGACTCGGGGAACCCGTTCCTGTGGTACTTTGGCAAGGGGTGCACGAAGCAGGAGCTGGAtcccgaggccgacgtcaCACCGTATCTGAAGGCTGGCGGTGCGGATGTGAAGGACGTGCATGAGAGCTGGTGGAGCGTTCCATAG